From one Babesia bovis T2Bo chromosome 3, whole genome shotgun sequence genomic stretch:
- a CDS encoding Nucleoporin FG repeat region family protein, with amino-acid sequence MATPFNFNQVGTASFGTGGSLFTAPTGAQSSVSNAPTFGNLAASSNTFGSHSSVATSSIGPSSSVGAVANGGSMGFNQPGQPVSVTPQNFHSRCTVRLLTQYVPQWSGHFDVAEVILTAHENRILKMREMVDRLLALDKLCWQSHDNIKNLLNGISLLQSKLHKGVTDRCKRQDTQNMISTKARRLCDTLQSNDTHHGTKFLASFRVPNHLHVQLSKELLDTIRSGRQEIRLLQLEVMSLKDIELSKYVLTVKGVQDAHDKTLHKIADRLSKIVSSMDEHFRDRKDLWHCVADETSDLKRSFLISIGLPVRPAASQSSTNGLPYVESHKEIKKQIDCLRKFNAAFSTTGKINMDASYYNIREMLQKPTPNAAASQVVGAFGTTGMVGTNTTVPGTSLFGTNYGTNAGSVYGTSTGAGSQQTGIGFTGGTVNIFGSNNTTTSGNNLFGNIPTTNTGTSNIFGTTNTGTTGGLFGNANTNTTLASTGTGGLFGSNTVATPGITTKSLFGTTNANTAATSGIFGNTNAGTTSGSSNLFGNTGTATTSTTGLFGNTGTNTTSSTAGLFGGGTTNTTGNTGIFGSSNTGAPTFGANTTGTSGSNIFGSTTNSTGATNLFGNTGASSGVFGSGTSNTTNPFGTTTIGSSSNSGIFGSSTSPTGGQQTGTAGGLFGQPQSTSTTGGLFGNPSNNATFGGTTFGQQTNTSKSTAIVPYNPNPLIR; translated from the coding sequence ATGGCTACCCCTTTTAATTTTAATCAAGTTGGTACAGCTTCGTTCGGAACGGGTGGTTCACTATTTACTGCTCCTACAGGGGCACAGTCGAGCGTGAGTAACGCTCCTACCTTCGGAAACCTCGCTGCGTCGTCGAATACTTTTGGCTCACACTCATCCGTTGCAACCAGCAGTATAGGGCCATCTTCATCAGTCGGTGCTGTAGCTAATGGCGGAAGCATGGGATTTAATCAACCTGGACAGCCGGTTTCAGTTACACCGCAGAATTTCCATTCACGTTGTACCGTCAGGCTCCTAACACAGTATGTACCTCAATGGAGTGGACATTTTGACGTAGCCGAGGTCATTTTGACAGCGCACGAGAATAGAATTTTAAAGATGCGTGAGATGGTTGACCGTTTGTTAGCATTGGATAAGCTATGTTGGCAATCGCATGACAATATCAAGAATTTGCTAAACGGAATAAGTTTGCTACAATCAAAGTTACATAAGGGAGTGACTGATCGATGTAAACGCCAAGATACGCAGAACATGATATCAACGAAAGCTCGTCGGTTGTGTGACACTCTTCAATCTAATGATACCCATCATGGAACCAAGTTCTTAGCATCATTTCGTGTACCAAATCATTTACATGTGCAATTATCTAAGGAACTGCTGGACACCATACGTTCTGGGAGGCAAGAAATCCGTTTGCTGCAATTGGAAGTGATGTCACTGAAAGACATCGAGCTTTCGAAATATGTGCTTACCGTGAAGGGTGTACAGGATGCACATGACAAGACACTACACAAAATCGCAGATCGTCTTTCTAAAATTGTGTCTTCTATGGATGAACATTTCCGTGATCGCAAAGACCTTTGGCATTGTGTAGCAGATGAAACTAGCGATTTGAAAAGGTCATTCCTTATTTCAATAGGCTTACCTGTTCGCCCTGCTGCATCACAGAGCTCTACAAATGGTTTACCATATGTTGAAAGTCATAAGGAAATAAAAAAGCAAATAGACTGTTTGAGAAAGTTCAATGCCGCATTCAGCACCACTGGAAAAATCAACATGGATGCATCATATTACAACATACGAGAGATGCTGCAAAAACCAACGCCCAATGCTGCAGCTTCTCAGGTAGTCGGCGCTTTTGGAACGACTGGCATGGTTGGCACGAATACAACTGTGCCTGGTACGTCATTATTTGGCACAAACTATGGCACCAATGCAGGTAGTGTTTATGGCACTTCTACTGGTGCAGGGTCGCAACAAACAGGAATTGGTTTCACTGGTGGCACAGTTAACATCTTTGGTAGCAATAACACTACTACTTCTGGAAATAACTTATTTGGAAATATTCCTACCACTAATACGGGTACATCGAATATATTCGGTACCACAAATACGGGCACTACAGGCGGCCTATTCGGCAATGCCAACACGAACACTACGCTTGCttccacaggtactggTGGTTTATTCGGATCTAACACCGTAGCCACACCTGGGATTACAACTAAAAGCCTTTTCGGCACTACCAATGCAAATACAGCAGCTACTAGTGGCATTTTCGGCAATACCAACGCCGGAACAACATCGGGCTCCAGCAACCTTTTTGGAAACACTGGCACGGCAACAACTTCTACCACTGGACTTTTCGGTAACACCGGTACCAACACAACAAGTTCTACTGCCGGCTTATTTGGTGGAGGAACCACTAATACCACTGGTAATACTGGAATATTTGGTAGTAGTAATACTGGTGCTCCCACATTTGGCGCAAACACTACTGGTACATCGGGTTCGAATATATTTGGTTCTACCACCAACAGCACAGGGGCAACAAATCTATTTGGCAATACTGGAGCTTCAAGTGGCGTGTTCGGAAGTGGCACATCTAATACCACCAATCCATTCGGTACCACCACCATAGGGTCTTCAAGCAATTCTGGGATATTTGGATCTTCAACATCTCCTACGGGTGGACAACAAACAGGAACAGCCGGCGGCTTATTTGGGCAACCACAATCTACAAGCACAACTGGTGGATTATTTGGGAACCCATCTAATAATGCGACCTTTGGAGGAACAACATTCGGTCAGCAGACCAACACGTCTAAGAGCACTGCCATAGTTCCGTACAACCCCAACCCACTTATACGTTGA
- a CDS encoding Ribosomal_L27A superfamily protein, with protein MTTRFKNCRKLRGHVSHGHGRVGKHRKHPGGRGKAGGFSHHRILFDKFHPGYFGKVGMRYFHKIKNRYFCRTVNVDHLWSMVPQADIEAAAKEVGKAPVLDVVQKGYFKVLGNGTMPKKPLIVKARYFSKLAEKKIKEAGGACVLVA; from the exons ATGACGACCAGATTTAAGAATTGTCGTAAACTTAGAGGCCATGTATCACATGGACATGGTAGGGTTGGGAAACATCGTAAACACCCCGGTGGTCGTGGTAAGGCTGGTGGTTTCTCTCATCATCGTATACTTTTTGATAAATTCCACCCTGGTTACTTCGGAAAA GTTGGTATGCGTTATTTCCACAAGATCAAGAATCGTTACTTTTGCAGAACCGTAAATGTTGACCACCTATGGTCCATGGTACCGCAAGCCGACATCGAGGCAGCTGCCAAGGAAGTTGGCAAAGCCCCTGTTTTGGATGTTGTTCAGAAGGGTTACTTTAAGGTTTTGGGTAACGGAACCATGCCCAAAAAGCCACTTATCGTCAAGGCTAGATACTTCAGCAAGCTGGCTGAGAAGAAGATCAAAGAGGCTGGCGGAGCATGTGTGCTCGTAGCCTAA
- a CDS encoding Transport protein particle (TRAPP) component family protein produces MELASKQLEVLMIHEIVKYYFAREMRLNNYMPDRTLELQSQESEAHSSVKQALDLHGYYLGAKIANRLTIGKGRIWDPNNCVIFVCKDVWTYIFGENAGRLQSNSQGIYIILCDHIPWLGPLGMRPPITTDVNILRSFEDNYKLFYLFLLCGIIRGSLASLGLAATVTPSIGDGYKFKISLRD; encoded by the exons ATGGAGCTGGCGTCAAAACAGCTCGAGGTTCTCATGATTCATGAAATTGTAAAGTATTATTTTGCACGTGAGATGCGTTTAAATAATTACATGCCTGATCGTACTTTGGAATTACAATCGCAAGAGTCTGAAGCCCATTCATCTGTAAAACAGGCGCTTGATCTTCATGGCTATTATTTGGGAGCAAAAATTGCTAATAG ATTGACGATAGGTAAAGGACGTATCTGGGATCCTAACAACTGTGTCATTTTTGTTTGCAAGGATGTCTGGACTTATATTTTCGGTGAAAATGCTGGACGTTTACAATCAAACAGTCAGggcatttatataattctaTGTGACCATATACCATGGCTTGGTCCATTAGGGATGCGGCCACCGATTACCACGGATGTTAACATCCTCCGCAGTTTCGAAGACAATTACAAGTTGTTCTATTTGTTTCTTTTATGCGGTATTATACGTGGATCGTTGGCTTCACTTGGCTTAGCTGCAACAGTAACTCCATCTATCGGTGACGGAT ACAAATTCAAAATCAGTCTAAGGGACTAG